Below is a genomic region from Streptomyces ferrugineus.
CGACGGGCATCTGGTCATGGAACGTGCGGCGATTACGGAGAGTTCCGATCTCGACACGAAAGCCGACCCGGTCCTGCTCGAGGTCTTCAACAACCTCTTCATGTCCATCGCCGAACAGATGGGCGCCCGACTGGAATCCACGGCCCAGTCCGTCAACATCAAGGAACGCCTGGACTTCTCCTGCGCGCTCTTCGACCCGGACGGAAACCTGGTGGCCAACGCCCCCCACATCCCCGTCCACCTGGGCTCGATGGGCACGAGCGTCAAGGAGGTCATCCGGCGCCGCGGCCCCCGGATGCGCCCCGGCGACACCTACGCCGTCAACGACCCGTACCACGGCGGTACCCACCTGCCCGACGTCACCGTGATCACCCCCGTCTTCGACACGGGAAGGACGGCGAACACGGAGGGTGAGCCGGAGATCCTCTTCTACGTCGCCTCACGCGGCCACCACGCCGAGATCGGCGGCATCGCCCCCGGCTCCATGCCCGCGAACAGTCGCTCCATCGAGGAGGAGGGAATCCTCTTCGACAACTGGCTGCTCGCCGAGAGCGGCCGCTTCCGCGAGGAGGAGACCCTCCGCCTGCTCACCGAGGCGCCCTACCCCTCGCGCAACCCCAAGACCAACCTCGCCGACCTGCGCGCCCAGATCGCGGCCAATCAAAAGGGCGTCGACGAAGTCGCCCGCATGATCGAGAACTTCGGCCTCGACGTCGTCCAGGCATACATGAAGCACGTCCAGGACAACGCGGAGGAAGCGGTCCGCCGGGTCATCGACGCCCTGGACGACGGGGAGTACGCCTACGAGACCGACTCGGGCGCCGTCATCCGGGTACGCGTGCGCGTGGACCGCGCGAACCGCTGCGCCACCGTCGACTTCACCGGCACGTCCCCGCAGCTGGCCACCAACTTCAACGCCCCCTTCTCGGTCGTCAACGCGGCGGTCCTGTACGTCTTCCGCACCCTGGTCGCCGACGACATCCCGCTCAACGACGGCTGCCTGCGCCCCCTCGACATCGTCGTACCGCCCGGCTCGATGCTCGCTCCCGAACCTCCGGCCGCGGTCGTCGCGGGCAACGTGGAGACCTCCCAGGCGATCACCGGCGCCCTCTACGCCGCACTGGGCGTCCAGGCCGAGGGCTCCGGAACCATGAACAACGTCACCTTCGGCAACGAGCGCCACCAGTACTACGAGACAGTGGCCTCCGGATCCGGCGCGGGCGACGGCTTCCCCGGCGCACCCGTCGTCCAGACCCACATGACCAACTCGCGGCTCACCGACCCTGAAGTGCTGGAGTGGCGACTGCCCGTACAGCTCGACGAGTTCGCCGTACGGCAGGGCAGTGGTGGTGCCGGCCGGCGGCGCGGCGGGGACGGTGCCGTGCGCCGTATCCGGTTCCACGAACCCATGACCGTCTCCACCCTGTCCCAGCACCGCCGGGTCCCGCCGTACGGCATGGCGGGCGGCGAGCCGGGCGCGCTGGGAGCCAACCGGATCGAGCGCGCCGACGGCACGGTCACCGCACTCGGCGGCAGCGACTCGGCGGACGTCGGCCCCGGCGACGTACTCGTCATCGAAACCCCCGGCGGCGGAGGGTACGGCCCACCGTCGCCCGACCCCCATCAAGCAGGAGAAGAGATCGATGATCTTCGGGCGTTCTGAGCGCGGGAAGCCTCCGGTCGAGCCCGTCACGCTCAAGATCCTGGTGGCCGGCGGCTTCGGCGTGGGCAAGACCACGCTCGTCGGCGCGGTCAGCGAGATCAGGCCGCTGCGCACCGAGGAACTGCTCACCGAGGCCGGACGTCCGGTCGACGACACGAGCGGTGTCGAGGGCAAGCACACCACCACCGTCGCCATGGACTTCGGCCGCATCACCCTGCGCGAGGACCTGGTGCTGTACCTCTTCGGCACGCCCGGCCAGGAGCGGTTCTGGTTCATGTGGGACGAGCTCTCGGAGGGCGCGCTCGGCGCCGTCGTCCTCGCCGACACGCGCCGTCTCGAGGACTGCTTCGCGGCCGTCGACTACTTCGAGCGGCGCTCCATACCCTTCCTCGTCGGCGTCAACTGCTTCGAGGGAGCCGCCCGTTACCCGGCGGAGGACATCCGGCAGGCCCTCGACCTCGACGACGGCGTACCGCTGCTGCTGTGCGACGCCCGCGACCGGGAGTCCGTCAAGGAGATCCTCATCGGAGTCGTCCAGCACGCCATGGCCTACCAGGCGGACCACCGCCAGACCGTGACCACCTGAACCCCGGCGTACGAACACGGCCCGTACCCCCGCCGACCGGGGTACGGGCCGTGGCCCCTGGGGCACGCGCGCGTGGCTCGCGCGAGACGCACGCACGCGTGGACCGCGCTCGGGCTCTTGCTCAGCTCTCGCCGTCCTCCTGCCAGCCGAAGCTCTTCTCCACCGCCTTGCGCCAGTTGTGGTACTCGCGGTCACGCACCTCGGCGGACATGGAGGGTGTCCACTCGGCGTCCTTCGCCCAGTGCGCCTTGAGTTCGTCCAGGTCGTTCCACACCCCGGTGGCCAGCCCCGCCGCATAGGCGGCGCCCAGACAGGTCGTCTCGGAGACTTTGGGCCGGATCACCGGCACATCGAGCACGTCCGCCTGGTGCTGCATGAGCAGGTTGTTCTTCGTCATGCCGCCGTCGACCTTCAGGGTCGTGATGTGCACCCCGGAGTCCTGGAACATGGCGTCCACGACCTCGCGCGTCTGCCAGCTCGTCGCCTCCAGCACCGCACGGGCGAGGTGGGCCTTGGTGACGTACCGCGTCAGGCCGGTGATCACACCGCGCGCGTCGGAGCGCCAGTACGGTGCGAACAGGCCGGAGAAGGCGGGCACGATGTACGCGCCGCCGTTGTCCTCGACACTCGCCGCCAGTGGCTCGATCTCGTCGGCACTGCGGATGATGCCGAGCTGGTCGCGGAACCACTGGACCAGCGCGCCCGTTATGGCTATCGAGCCCTCCAGGCAGTACACCGCCGCCTCACTGCCGATCTTGTAGCCCATCGTCGTCAGCAGCCCGCTCTTCGACGGCACCGGCCTGTTGCCCGTGTTGAGCAGCAGGAAGCTGCCCGTGCCGTAGGTGTTCTTCGCCGTACCCACGTCGTAGCAGGCCTGTCCGAACACGGCCGCCTGCTGGTCGCCCAGCGCCGAGGCGACCGGCACCCCGGAGAGCTGGCCGACGGCGGTGCCGTACACCTCGGCGGAGGACCTGATCTCCGGCAGGACGGCCTCGGGGACGTTCATGGCCGAGAGGATCGAGGAGTCCCACTGGAGGGTCTCCAGGTTCATCAGCATGGTGCGGCCGGCGTTCGTCACATCGGTGACGTGCTGCCCGCCGTCCGTGCCGCCGGTGAGATTCCAGATCAGCCAGGAGTCGATGGTGCCGAACGCGATCTCGCCGCGCTCGGCGCGCGCCCTCAGACCGGGCACGTTGTCCAGCAGCCAGGCGGCCTTGGGACCGGAGAAGTAGCTGGCCAGCGGCAGTCCGGTCTGCTCGCGGAAACGGTCCTGCCCGTCCGAGCCGCCGAGTTGGTTGCACAGCGCCGCGGTACGCGTGTCCTGCCACACGATCGCGTTGTGCACCGGCTTGCCCGTCGCGCGGTCCCACAGGACCGTCGTCTCGCGCTGGTTGGTGATGCCGAGCGCGCTGAGCTGGTCGGCGCGCAGCCCGGCCTTCGCGATCGCCCCGGCCACCACCGCCTGCACCTTCGACCAGATCTCGGTGGCGTCGTGCTCCACCCAGCCCGGCTTGGGGAAGATCTGGCGGTGCTCACGCTGGTCGACGGCCACGATCGCGCC
It encodes:
- the glpK gene encoding glycerol kinase GlpK — translated: MTDKFVAAIDQGTTSSRCIIFNQDGAIVAVDQREHRQIFPKPGWVEHDATEIWSKVQAVVAGAIAKAGLRADQLSALGITNQRETTVLWDRATGKPVHNAIVWQDTRTAALCNQLGGSDGQDRFREQTGLPLASYFSGPKAAWLLDNVPGLRARAERGEIAFGTIDSWLIWNLTGGTDGGQHVTDVTNAGRTMLMNLETLQWDSSILSAMNVPEAVLPEIRSSAEVYGTAVGQLSGVPVASALGDQQAAVFGQACYDVGTAKNTYGTGSFLLLNTGNRPVPSKSGLLTTMGYKIGSEAAVYCLEGSIAITGALVQWFRDQLGIIRSADEIEPLAASVEDNGGAYIVPAFSGLFAPYWRSDARGVITGLTRYVTKAHLARAVLEATSWQTREVVDAMFQDSGVHITTLKVDGGMTKNNLLMQHQADVLDVPVIRPKVSETTCLGAAYAAGLATGVWNDLDELKAHWAKDAEWTPSMSAEVRDREYHNWRKAVEKSFGWQEDGES
- a CDS encoding GTP-binding protein — protein: MIFGRSERGKPPVEPVTLKILVAGGFGVGKTTLVGAVSEIRPLRTEELLTEAGRPVDDTSGVEGKHTTTVAMDFGRITLREDLVLYLFGTPGQERFWFMWDELSEGALGAVVLADTRRLEDCFAAVDYFERRSIPFLVGVNCFEGAARYPAEDIRQALDLDDGVPLLLCDARDRESVKEILIGVVQHAMAYQADHRQTVTT